GATCAACGTGGCCTGGCCCTCGGAATCGGCATACAGGACATGCCGCTCCTCGGCCCCGGCTTCCCCGCAGAGGAAGTACGTGCCGCCGGCGCCGCATCCGGCTACCGGGTGCAGCGGCCTGCCAGAGGGAAGTACAAGATCCTCGATAGGATCCCGGCGATCTATGTCGAAGTCACCTGGCCAGGCCAGCGCGGCAGCCAGCGACGAGTCTTGCTCAAGGCCCTTGAAATTCGCACACGGGCGGGGGCTGCGCACGCACGCACGTCAGAGGAGGTTGTTGTAGCCCTTCCCGCTGGTGGCGATCTTCGTGCGCGTGGCGAGTGGGGCTGAGGACCGGCCGGTGCCTTTGTAGAGCCAGAGGGCGCCCGAGCCGTCGCGGGCGATGAGGTCGGCTTTGCCGTTGTCGGTCAGGTCGCCGACGACGGACAGTGCGTCGTAGGTCTGCCAGCCGCCGCCGACCCTGACTCGGGTGGCGAAGGGGGCCGACGGCTTGCCGGTGCCCTTGTAGAGCCAGAGCACGCCGGTCTTGTCCCGGGCGAGGAGGTCGGGGTGCGTGTCGCCGGTGAGGTCGGCCGAACCGGCCAGCCGGTTGTACGCCTGCCAGCCGCCGCCGACCCTGACTCGGGTGGCGAAGGGGGCCGACGGTTTGCCGGTGCCCTTGTAGAGCCAGAGCACGCCGGTCTTGTCCCGGGCGAGGAGGTCGGACCGCTTGTCCCCGTTCACGTCGCCGGCCCCGGTGAGGGTGTCGTACGCGTTCCACCCGGTGCCGACCTTGACACGGGCCTTGAAGGTTTCCTTCGCCTTGAAGGTGAACTGGCGCTGGTAGTACCAGAGCGTGCCCTTCGCGTCCCGGGCGACGAGGTCCCCGTGCCCGTGCTGCGCACCGGCCGGGACTCCCTTCAGGTAGCGGAGGTCTTCACTGACGGGGTCCAGCTTGGTGATCTGGTTGTAGGTCTGCCAGCCGGTGCCGATCAGGCTGCGTGTGGAGAGCGGTGTGGTGGGCTTTCCGGTCCCGGCGAACCGGTACAGGCTGCCGGAGGTGTCCCGGGCCAGGAGTTGATGGCGCAGGTGCAGCGTTCCGGTGCCGGCGGTGAAGGTGGAGGTGCGGTCGAGTGCGCTGCCGTAGGGGGCGAGCTGGTAGATGTCGTGCACCACGTGGGTGGCGATCCGCCAGGTGTCCATGCCCGGGGGTGCGGTCAGGGTGTACTCGATGGTGTGGTCGCCTGAGCTCGCCTCGCAGGCGAGGTTGTTCCCGCCTCCGAAGATCAGGCGGGTCTGGCGTGCACACGAGATACCGGGGCTGGTGGTGACATCGGTGATGGCCACCTCGTCGCGGCGCCAGTTCGGCTGCCCGTCGGAAGGCAGGTAGTAGGTGTATATCTTCCCGGGGTCGGTGGCGTGGACGCGTAGTTTGTGGCGCACGGAGCGTCCTGCCGGTACGGCCGGTGTGTCGAAGGCGACGGTGTTGCGGGCGGCGGACGTGGCGGGGGTGACGACCTTGAGGAGGGCGTGGCCGTGAGTGGCGCCTTCGGGGGAGCTCTCCGACTTCTGCACGGACTGCACGGCCGCCGAGACGTCCCCACCGGTCGGCACCCAGGCGTAACCGAAGTGCACCGTCACATTGCGGGTGCTGTCGTCGAGGTGGAAGAAGAGCTTCCTGTACCCCTTGGAGAGAGGGCCTCGCTCGCAGGTGTAGACGCCGTGGGTGCCCGGGGGCGTCTTGCAGTCGTTGTCCTGCAGGATGAACGTGTCGGGGAGGACCGCGTCCGCCGCGATGGTCCCGGTCAGAGCCTCGGTGGAGAGGGCGAAGACCATGGTGCCGCTGCGGTAGGGGCCGGATGCTTGCCAGGGTTCGGCCAGCCAGGAGGCACCCGGCGCCGCGACCTGGTCGTCCGCGGCCAGGACGAGCGGCTCGCTGTCGGCGGCCGCGGCAGGTGCGAGGACCAGTGGTCCGCTGATGCACGCGGCCGCGGTGGCTATCGCCGCCGCGCGCCGCAATCTCGTACGCAAGAAAGGCTCCTACTCGGATGTCCC
This DNA window, taken from Streptomyces sp. SCSIO 30461, encodes the following:
- a CDS encoding VCBS repeat-containing protein — translated: MRTRLRRAAAIATAAACISGPLVLAPAAAADSEPLVLAADDQVAAPGASWLAEPWQASGPYRSGTMVFALSTEALTGTIAADAVLPDTFILQDNDCKTPPGTHGVYTCERGPLSKGYRKLFFHLDDSTRNVTVHFGYAWVPTGGDVSAAVQSVQKSESSPEGATHGHALLKVVTPATSAARNTVAFDTPAVPAGRSVRHKLRVHATDPGKIYTYYLPSDGQPNWRRDEVAITDVTTSPGISCARQTRLIFGGGNNLACEASSGDHTIEYTLTAPPGMDTWRIATHVVHDIYQLAPYGSALDRTSTFTAGTGTLHLRHQLLARDTSGSLYRFAGTGKPTTPLSTRSLIGTGWQTYNQITKLDPVSEDLRYLKGVPAGAQHGHGDLVARDAKGTLWYYQRQFTFKAKETFKARVKVGTGWNAYDTLTGAGDVNGDKRSDLLARDKTGVLWLYKGTGKPSAPFATRVRVGGGWQAYNRLAGSADLTGDTHPDLLARDKTGVLWLYKGTGKPSAPFATRVRVGGGWQTYDALSVVGDLTDNGKADLIARDGSGALWLYKGTGRSSAPLATRTKIATSGKGYNNLL